From Nymphaea colorata isolate Beijing-Zhang1983 chromosome 6, ASM883128v2, whole genome shotgun sequence, a single genomic window includes:
- the LOC116256678 gene encoding uncharacterized protein At1g24485-like, translating into MRPLSLLLFLALHAALVSGASVNIACGRADSFTDDDGAEWIGDRDYINIGTAGKVAGNSSLSEPLTHLRYFPGFMTACYNLTGMAIAGGMVTVTTNFYYGNYDGTNRPPEFRVRYDNYTWKNVVTSYNTVTYPLTFVAESGNINICLGVPAGDHKNTAFVNTIQLEGSVRAISTEDGLKRKLLQPWAILICLVVFLVMLALLSVCCCCCCCC; encoded by the exons ATGCGGCCATTGTCGCTGCTACTATTTCTTGCCCTCCATGCAGCACTCGTTTCCGGTG CGTCCGTGAACATTGCTTGCGGAAGGGCCGATTCCTTCACCGATGATGATGGCGCGGAGTGGATTGGGGACCGCGACTACATCAACATTGGAACGGCTGGAAAGGTTGCTGGAAATTCCTCACTGTCTGAACCCCTGACCCACCTTCGTTATTTTCCGGGCTTCATGACCGCCTGCTACAATTTGACCGGCATGGCAATAGCGGGAGGTATGGTTACTGTTACCACCAATTTCTACTACGGAAACTACGATGGGACTAACCGCCCCCCAGAGTTTCGGGTTCGGTACGACAACTACACATGGAAGAACGTCGTCACGAGTTATAATACGGTGACATATCCGCTGACGTTCGTGGCAGAGTCCGGCAACATCAACATCTGCTTGGGAGTTCCGGCCGGTGATCATAAAAACACGGCGTTTGTGAACACCATACAACTAGAAGGATCCGTCCGGGCGATCTCCACGGAGGACGGTCTGAAGCGAAAACTTTTGCAACCATGGGCTATCCTGATCTGTTTGGTGGTGTTTCTGGTGATGTTGGCCCTGTTATCCGtgtgttgttgctgctgctgttgttgctAA